The window TCGGTGGAAGCCTATGGCATTCAGGGCACGACCATTAATTCCATTAGCCGTTATGCGGGTGTTTCTACTGGAATTATCAGCCACTACTTTGGAGGCAAGCAGGCGCTGATGGAGGCGACTGTTCGCTACCTGCTGGAAGCTTTGAAAAGCTCTTTGTTGAAAGAACTGGCCAAAACTAAGGACGGTTCGCCCTACAGTCGCCTTCTTTCCATCGTCGAAGCCAACTTCAGCAAGTTGCAGGTCAGTGAACGGGCGGCGAAAACCTGGATGGCCTTTTGGGCTCAAGCGATGCATGACCCGCAGCTGGCTCGCTTGCAACGCGTCAATGAACGGCGATTGTTCTCTAATTTGAAAGTAAGCCTGCGGGAAATTCTGCCGCCGTCCCAGGTAGAGGATCAGGCCCACGCCATCGCCGCCCTGATCGATGGTTTATGGCTGCGCAGCGCGCTCAGCTCCGGCGGTTTGTCCGTCGTGCAGGCGGAACGTATTTGTAAGAACTACGTAAGTGAGTTGTTTGAAGGAAAACATAAAGCATGAGCATTCCTGTTTATCAGTCTTTTGTTGATGGCGCTTATCGGGCGTCCACATCGAACGAAACCTTCGATGTGGTGAATCCCGCTACAGGTGAACTGATCTATCGCGTTGAGCAGGCTTGTGAAAGTCTGGTGCAGGCGGCAGTGGAATCCTCACAGCGCGGGTTCGCGGAGTGGTCTGCGATGACCGGCATGCAACGAGGGCGAGTGCTGCAGAAAGCCGTGGCCTTGTTACGGGAAAGAAACGACGAGCTGGCGCGCATCGAAGTGCTGGATACCGGTAAGCCCTGGCAGGAAGCAAGTGTCGTGGACGTAGTGACCGGTGCTGACAGTATTGAGTTTTTCGCTGGCCTGGCGGCGTCGATCGAAGGCAATCAGCAATCCCTGGGCGAAGATTTTTACTACACCCGCCGGGAACCTTTAGGCGTCTGCGCCGGCATTGGGGCCTGGAATTACCCCTTGCAGATCGCTTGCTGGAAATCTGCGCCAGCCTTGGCGGCGGGCAATGCGATGGTGTTCAAGCCTTCCGAAGAAACCCCGTTGGGCGCGTTGAAGTTGGCGGAGATTTTCATTGAAGCGGGCGTTCCCGCCGGCGTCTTCAATGTGGTGCAAGGCGATCATCGGGTGGGCCGTATGCTGACCGCTCACCCCGGTATCGCCAAAGTGTCTTTTACCGGCGAAGTGGGCACGGGCAAAAAAGTCATGGCGGATTCCGCCGCCACCCTGAAAGACGTGACCATGGAATTAGGCGGCAAATCACCGCTGGTGATTTTCAATGATTGCGATCTGGAAAACGCCGTCTCCGCAGCGCTGCTCGGGAATTTCTACACCCAGGGTGAAGTTTGCACCCACGGCACGAGGGTGTTTGTGCATAAAGAGATTTACGACCGCTTCCTGGCGCGAGTGAAAGAGCGCGTTGAAAGCAATGTCCGCATAGGCGACCCCATGCATCCCGACACCAATCTGGGGGCGCTGATTTCCGCGCCGCACCTGGAAAAAGTCATGGGCTATATCGAGCTGGGCAAGCAGGAAGGCGCAAGGCTGGTCTGCGGTGGCGAACGGGTGCGCCCGCAAGGCGTGGAGAACGGTTATTTCGTCGCTCCCACAGTATTCGCCGACTGTCGCGATGACATGAGCATCGTGCGGGAAGAGATATTCGGGCCCGTCATGAGCGTGCTCAGCTTTGAGGACGAAGAAGAAGTCATTGCGCGCGCCAATGATACGGAATACGGCTTGGCCGCTGCCGTGTTCACCAATGACATCCGTCGCGCCCATCGTGTGATCGGCAAGCTGCAGGCGGGGATTTGCTGGATTAACAGTTTCGGCTATTCGCCGGCGGAGATGCCGGTAGGCGGTTACAA is drawn from Hahella sp. KA22 and contains these coding sequences:
- the betI gene encoding transcriptional regulator BetI encodes the protein MPKIVVEAEKKEQLIEATLKSVEAYGIQGTTINSISRYAGVSTGIISHYFGGKQALMEATVRYLLEALKSSLLKELAKTKDGSPYSRLLSIVEANFSKLQVSERAAKTWMAFWAQAMHDPQLARLQRVNERRLFSNLKVSLREILPPSQVEDQAHAIAALIDGLWLRSALSSGGLSVVQAERICKNYVSELFEGKHKA
- the betB gene encoding betaine-aldehyde dehydrogenase, whose translation is MSIPVYQSFVDGAYRASTSNETFDVVNPATGELIYRVEQACESLVQAAVESSQRGFAEWSAMTGMQRGRVLQKAVALLRERNDELARIEVLDTGKPWQEASVVDVVTGADSIEFFAGLAASIEGNQQSLGEDFYYTRREPLGVCAGIGAWNYPLQIACWKSAPALAAGNAMVFKPSEETPLGALKLAEIFIEAGVPAGVFNVVQGDHRVGRMLTAHPGIAKVSFTGEVGTGKKVMADSAATLKDVTMELGGKSPLVIFNDCDLENAVSAALLGNFYTQGEVCTHGTRVFVHKEIYDRFLARVKERVESNVRIGDPMHPDTNLGALISAPHLEKVMGYIELGKQEGARLVCGGERVRPQGVENGYFVAPTVFADCRDDMSIVREEIFGPVMSVLSFEDEEEVIARANDTEYGLAAAVFTNDIRRAHRVIGKLQAGICWINSFGYSPAEMPVGGYKQSGIGRENGMATLNHYTQIKAVYVGMTDLESPF